One region of Priestia megaterium genomic DNA includes:
- a CDS encoding LysE family transporter has translation MGAFFSYVLLGLSLAAPIGPINAAQLDKGIKSGFLHAWFLGIGATSVDALYMLVVYFGSVHFLSSDFMKTFLFSFGCFVLIYTGVEGLMGAGRITQHRKTNGDSVLKCFFSGFLLSLTNPLTILFWLGIYGSVLAKTANTYETEQLILYSCAIFTGILAWDIAMAALASTFRRYLAATFLTAVSVVSGLSLIGFGLYFGWQAAQQLG, from the coding sequence GTGGGGGCTTTTTTCAGCTATGTATTATTAGGGCTATCATTAGCTGCGCCAATCGGTCCAATCAATGCAGCTCAGCTTGATAAAGGAATTAAAAGTGGTTTTTTGCATGCTTGGTTCTTAGGTATAGGAGCAACATCGGTTGACGCTCTTTATATGCTTGTAGTTTATTTTGGATCCGTTCATTTTTTAAGTAGCGATTTTATGAAAACGTTTCTTTTTTCGTTTGGGTGCTTTGTATTAATTTATACAGGTGTTGAGGGGCTAATGGGTGCAGGGAGGATTACACAGCATAGAAAAACAAACGGTGATTCTGTGTTAAAGTGTTTTTTCTCAGGTTTTTTGCTGTCATTAACGAATCCGCTTACAATTCTCTTTTGGCTTGGCATTTATGGCTCTGTTTTAGCAAAAACGGCTAATACATATGAAACTGAACAGCTTATCTTATATAGCTGCGCTATTTTTACGGGAATTCTGGCCTGGGATATTGCGATGGCAGCTTTAGCAAGCACGTTTCGACGATACTTAGCTGCGACGTTTTTAACTGCCGTGTCCGTTGTATCGGGGTTATCTTTAATAGGGTTTGGCCTATATTTCGGCTGGCAAGCCGCACAGCAATTAGGCTAA
- a CDS encoding amino acid permease, with the protein MKKKIGCGSQVEGKLKWWQLSLIGVGCIIGTGYFLGSSIAIKAAGPSVLIAFLLAGVCTFIVFEALAKMSAQDPQKGSFRSYAKKAYGRWAGFSSGWVYWSSEMLIMGSQLTALSLFTRFWFEDIPLWVFASIYAVLGISVVLIGTKGFERMENVFAVTKVAAILMFIVLASLALFGFLDEGAKQGVPRTISEVFPHGFLGLWGALLYAFYAFGGIEVMGIMTVRLEKKEDAPKAGRSMLILLGIIYIVSLSLAILIVPFHDFHGNQSPFIKALETYHLPFFPHVFNGAMIIAGFSTMSASFFSVTTMIVTLSEDGDAPALFSKQKQKKLQFPLPALLLTTAGLVISIVLSLLLPGKIYEYITTAAGLMLIYNWFFILISFHRLIKQTVWDKVKQAVGLLLILLAVSGTLLESASRPGFFASLGFLIVISLVILKLRHKWKEEEAAS; encoded by the coding sequence GTGAAAAAGAAAATAGGCTGCGGAAGTCAAGTTGAAGGGAAATTAAAATGGTGGCAGCTGTCTTTAATCGGAGTAGGATGCATAATCGGCACAGGCTATTTTTTAGGATCAAGTATTGCCATAAAAGCAGCCGGGCCCTCTGTTTTAATTGCTTTTTTACTAGCAGGAGTATGCACATTTATTGTATTTGAGGCGCTTGCTAAAATGAGTGCTCAAGATCCTCAAAAAGGTTCGTTTCGCTCCTATGCTAAAAAAGCTTATGGAAGATGGGCAGGATTTAGCAGCGGATGGGTGTACTGGAGTTCAGAGATGCTGATCATGGGGAGTCAGCTCACGGCTTTATCTCTTTTTACACGTTTTTGGTTTGAAGATATTCCACTGTGGGTCTTTGCCTCTATTTATGCTGTTTTAGGCATTAGTGTTGTATTAATCGGGACAAAAGGCTTTGAACGAATGGAAAATGTATTTGCTGTCACAAAAGTGGCTGCTATTTTAATGTTTATTGTATTAGCTAGTCTCGCTTTATTTGGATTTCTTGACGAAGGTGCAAAACAAGGAGTGCCGCGAACGATAAGTGAAGTATTTCCTCATGGATTTTTAGGTTTATGGGGCGCTTTGCTTTATGCCTTTTATGCTTTCGGCGGCATCGAAGTCATGGGAATCATGACGGTTCGTTTAGAAAAAAAAGAAGACGCACCGAAAGCGGGAAGAAGTATGCTTATTCTTCTTGGAATTATTTATATTGTTTCACTGAGTTTAGCTATTTTAATTGTGCCATTTCATGATTTCCATGGAAATCAAAGTCCATTTATAAAGGCTTTAGAAACATATCATCTTCCATTTTTTCCTCATGTTTTTAATGGAGCAATGATTATTGCGGGTTTCTCAACGATGTCAGCGTCTTTTTTTTCCGTAACAACAATGATTGTCACTCTTTCAGAAGATGGAGATGCTCCTGCATTGTTTTCAAAACAAAAACAGAAAAAGCTGCAGTTTCCTTTACCGGCTTTACTTTTAACAACAGCGGGATTAGTTATTTCTATTGTCCTTTCCTTGCTATTGCCCGGGAAAATTTATGAGTACATTACAACAGCAGCTGGACTGATGCTGATTTATAACTGGTTTTTTATTTTAATTTCGTTTCATCGCTTAATTAAACAAACCGTTTGGGATAAAGTAAAACAAGCTGTTGGCCTCTTATTAATCCTGCTAGCAGTAAGCGGTACGCTGTTAGAATCTGCAAGCAGACCAGGTTTCTTTGCAAGCTTAGGCTTTTTAATTGTTATAAGCCTTGTTATTTTAAAACTGCGCCATAAGTGGAAAGAAGAAGAAGCCGCTAGTTAA
- a CDS encoding YpzG family protein translates to MNDKNHVDQHSELFRHNWTRPKRSKSQVNGHTEMSQTNIILRSNAKAHRW, encoded by the coding sequence ATGAATGATAAAAATCATGTAGATCAGCATTCAGAACTATTCCGCCACAACTGGACGAGACCGAAGCGTTCAAAGTCCCAAGTAAATGGACATACAGAGATGTCTCAAACGAACATCATCTTGCGAAGTAATGCAAAAGCTCATCGTTGGTAA
- a CDS encoding ribonuclease J — MSINRNTLSIFALGGINEIGKNMYAVQYDDDIIVIDCGSKFPDESLLGIDLIIPDITYLQENREKVRALVVTHGHEDHIGGIPYLLKQLSLPIYATSLTLGLIDIKLQEHQLSAETELIEINEESEITLGNIPLSFFKTNHSIPDCLGIVFHTPEGAVVHTGDFKFDLTPVNDQYPDLHKMAKIGSEGVLALISESTNAERPGFTPSEKLVGKHIEEAFRKAKRKVIISTFASNVNRVQQIVDAAIKTNRKLALLGRSMVNVVSVALEKGYLTIPEGMLIEPYEVHSLAPEQVAILCTGSQGEPMAALSRLASGNHRQVEILPEDTVILSAGPIPGNERNISRIVDSLFILGAHVIYGSGSATGMHVSGHGYQEELKLMATLMKPKYFIPIHGEFRMLHHHSLLAESVGVEKANIFIINNGDIVDIKGGTAVQTRKISAGNVYVDGFGIGDVGNAVLRDRKQLSEDGMLVIVITLNKTEGKIVSGPDTISRGFVYTRDSEQLLKDVNRQVTKIVNQLQKAHVHQWNIMKKEIKTTLGQFLYNQTKRRPMILPIIIEV; from the coding sequence GTGAGTATAAATAGAAACACACTATCCATTTTTGCTTTAGGGGGCATTAATGAAATAGGAAAAAATATGTATGCCGTTCAATATGATGATGACATCATTGTAATTGACTGTGGCTCTAAATTCCCTGACGAAAGTTTATTAGGAATTGATTTGATCATACCTGATATTACATACTTGCAAGAGAACCGAGAAAAAGTTCGAGCACTGGTTGTTACGCATGGTCATGAAGATCATATCGGAGGTATTCCTTATCTTCTAAAACAGTTAAGCCTCCCCATTTATGCAACAAGCCTTACACTCGGATTAATCGATATTAAACTGCAGGAACATCAATTATCTGCTGAGACGGAGCTTATTGAAATCAACGAAGAGTCAGAAATTACATTAGGCAATATTCCGCTTTCTTTTTTTAAAACGAATCACAGCATTCCAGATTGCCTTGGAATTGTCTTTCATACGCCTGAAGGAGCTGTTGTACATACGGGAGATTTTAAGTTTGATTTAACTCCTGTTAACGACCAATATCCAGATCTTCATAAAATGGCGAAAATCGGCAGTGAAGGTGTACTGGCTTTAATATCAGAAAGTACAAATGCTGAACGCCCCGGATTTACACCTTCAGAAAAGCTAGTTGGCAAACATATAGAAGAAGCTTTTCGTAAAGCAAAGCGAAAAGTGATTATTTCTACTTTCGCCTCGAATGTTAACCGCGTACAGCAAATTGTCGATGCAGCGATTAAAACGAACAGAAAGCTTGCGCTGCTAGGAAGAAGCATGGTTAACGTTGTATCAGTTGCCTTAGAGAAAGGATATTTAACCATTCCTGAAGGGATGCTGATTGAACCTTATGAAGTACATTCACTTGCGCCTGAACAAGTCGCTATTCTCTGCACTGGAAGCCAAGGCGAGCCGATGGCCGCTCTATCTAGATTAGCCAGCGGAAATCATCGACAAGTAGAGATTCTTCCTGAAGACACGGTCATTTTATCAGCAGGGCCTATTCCTGGCAATGAACGTAATATCTCTCGTATTGTCGACAGTCTTTTCATACTCGGGGCTCATGTGATTTACGGTTCAGGAAGCGCAACAGGCATGCACGTATCAGGACATGGCTATCAAGAAGAGCTAAAATTAATGGCTACATTGATGAAGCCAAAGTATTTTATCCCCATTCACGGTGAGTTTCGAATGCTTCATCACCACAGCTTATTAGCAGAATCCGTAGGGGTGGAAAAAGCGAACATTTTTATTATAAATAACGGTGATATTGTCGACATCAAGGGCGGAACAGCTGTTCAAACAAGAAAAATCTCTGCAGGCAATGTATATGTAGATGGGTTTGGCATTGGGGATGTTGGAAATGCGGTTTTACGTGACCGCAAACAGCTTTCAGAAGATGGCATGCTGGTTATTGTGATTACTTTAAATAAAACGGAAGGAAAAATTGTGTCGGGTCCAGATACAATTTCGCGAGGTTTTGTTTATACAAGAGACTCAGAGCAGCTATTAAAAGACGTTAATCGACAAGTGACTAAAATTGTAAATCAATTGCAAAAAGCGCACGTTCACCAATGGAACATCATGAAAAAAGAAATTAAGACCACCCTTGGACAGTTCTTATATAACCAAACGAAAAGAAGACCTATGATTCTTCCCATCATTATTGAAGTTTAA
- a CDS encoding type 1 glutamine amidotransferase family protein, with translation MRKKYNRVGYAVLTMCTALSISLPFTTHPASAESAADPAPEIKASVVNENNGKKILFDNTHGQTAGTADWVIDGGFSDFGKGLAGSGFDVKELRKSTPITYSDLSGYSVFVVPEANIPYKSSEQAALLQYVQNGGSVFFIADHYNADRNKNRWDSSEVFNGYRRGAWTNPAKGMTTEEANSEAMQNVTSSDWLASNFGVRFRYNAIGDVTANDIVSPSQAFGITLGVSTVAMHAGSTVAITDPNKAKGIVYLPKTTAKWSNAVDQGVYNGGGRAEGPFAAVSKVGAGKAAFIGDSSPVEDATPKYKREDTGSSKTTYDGFKEQDDSTLLVNMVNWLAKQESYISLNQVSGLQLDQATALLSSETPSQSTEPQPEPWSAPTAGYKWYDTSTFASGSYGYKGGTTQPPTASAYTFEHQAILPTSGVFQIRVKVSGLSANTAYSTFNLGVYNGSGTQIAKVQNADGSWPSSYGYSSNFSITTDADGNGEKVVNVQLNPSAAGSANLRLRQSSTNAYTEAVTVGNVAVEPLP, from the coding sequence ATGCGGAAAAAATATAATCGCGTAGGTTATGCCGTTTTGACAATGTGTACAGCTTTATCTATCTCACTGCCTTTTACTACTCATCCAGCATCAGCAGAAAGCGCTGCTGACCCTGCACCAGAAATTAAAGCTTCTGTTGTAAATGAAAACAATGGTAAAAAAATCTTGTTTGATAATACCCATGGTCAAACGGCGGGTACAGCAGATTGGGTTATTGACGGAGGTTTTTCTGATTTTGGGAAAGGGCTGGCTGGCAGCGGGTTTGATGTAAAAGAGCTGCGGAAATCTACGCCGATTACATACAGTGACCTTAGCGGTTATAGTGTGTTTGTTGTGCCAGAAGCAAATATTCCGTATAAATCTTCTGAACAAGCTGCCCTTTTACAATATGTTCAGAACGGGGGAAGCGTCTTCTTTATTGCTGATCATTACAATGCAGACCGAAACAAAAACCGCTGGGATTCTTCAGAAGTTTTTAACGGGTACCGTCGTGGAGCATGGACAAACCCAGCAAAAGGCATGACAACGGAAGAAGCAAACTCTGAGGCAATGCAAAACGTAACAAGTTCTGACTGGTTAGCAAGTAACTTTGGTGTTCGCTTTCGCTATAATGCCATTGGTGATGTGACAGCCAATGATATTGTATCTCCTTCTCAAGCATTCGGTATTACGCTAGGTGTTTCCACCGTTGCTATGCATGCTGGTTCTACGGTTGCAATTACGGACCCAAACAAAGCAAAAGGAATTGTGTATCTTCCTAAGACAACGGCAAAATGGTCAAATGCTGTAGATCAAGGAGTGTATAACGGAGGGGGAAGAGCAGAAGGTCCTTTTGCTGCTGTTTCAAAAGTAGGGGCAGGTAAAGCTGCTTTTATAGGAGATTCTTCACCGGTTGAAGATGCTACACCAAAATATAAACGAGAAGATACAGGATCTTCTAAAACCACATATGACGGATTTAAGGAACAAGACGATTCTACACTGCTTGTAAATATGGTCAATTGGTTAGCGAAGCAAGAAAGCTATATTTCTTTGAATCAAGTATCAGGACTTCAATTGGATCAAGCTACAGCATTACTTTCGTCGGAAACGCCAAGTCAGTCCACTGAGCCTCAGCCAGAACCATGGTCAGCACCTACAGCAGGGTATAAATGGTACGATACGTCAACTTTTGCATCTGGTTCATATGGTTATAAAGGTGGAACTACGCAACCACCAACTGCTAGTGCTTACACATTTGAACATCAAGCCATTTTACCAACGAGCGGCGTATTCCAAATACGCGTAAAGGTAAGCGGGCTTTCAGCTAACACTGCGTACAGCACGTTTAATCTAGGTGTATATAACGGATCGGGAACTCAAATTGCTAAAGTCCAAAACGCAGATGGAAGCTGGCCGTCATCCTATGGATACAGCAGCAATTTTTCAATTACAACGGACGCAGATGGAAATGGAGAAAAGGTTGTAAATGTCCAACTAAATCCAAGTGCAGCGGGGAGTGCTAATCTCCGTTTACGCCAAAGCAGTACGAACGCATATACAGAAGCTGTAACGGTAGGGAACGTAGCGGTTGAACCACTGCCTTAA
- a CDS encoding ZIP family metal transporter, with the protein MWQAAMWGGISGSAVLLGALAAVFLPIGKKIIGYIMAFGTGVLIGASTYELLGDSVHSGGLKATSLGFLAGAVVFTFLDYLISRQGANKRKRSTKQMAANSSGIAIFIGTVMDAIPESIMIGASLIEKATVSWLLVIAIFISNIPEGLSSTTGLVKSGFSKRKIFLLWAAVLFISAFSSWTGFVFLDHASETLMAAIAAFAGGGIIAMVGSTMMPEAYEEGGSITGLIAALGLLASLILDHFS; encoded by the coding sequence ATGTGGCAAGCTGCGATGTGGGGCGGAATTTCAGGATCAGCTGTCCTTCTTGGTGCTTTGGCAGCAGTTTTTTTGCCTATCGGCAAAAAGATAATTGGTTATATTATGGCTTTTGGGACGGGTGTATTAATTGGAGCATCTACCTATGAGCTGCTTGGAGACTCGGTTCATAGCGGCGGGTTAAAAGCTACTTCTCTTGGGTTCCTTGCGGGGGCTGTCGTTTTTACTTTTTTAGACTATCTAATTTCACGTCAAGGAGCGAATAAAAGAAAGAGGTCTACAAAACAAATGGCCGCGAATAGTTCTGGAATTGCTATATTTATAGGAACCGTCATGGATGCAATCCCAGAGTCCATTATGATTGGAGCTAGCTTAATTGAAAAAGCAACCGTTAGCTGGCTTCTTGTTATCGCTATTTTTATAAGTAATATTCCTGAAGGACTGTCCAGTACGACCGGTCTAGTAAAAAGCGGATTCTCTAAGAGGAAAATTTTTTTACTATGGGCAGCTGTTTTGTTCATTTCAGCTTTTAGTTCATGGACAGGCTTTGTTTTTTTAGATCATGCATCTGAGACACTTATGGCTGCTATTGCTGCTTTTGCCGGCGGTGGTATTATTGCTATGGTAGGTTCTACAATGATGCCAGAGGCCTATGAAGAAGGAGGTTCTATTACAGGATTGATTGCTGCACTTGGATTACTTGCTTCATTGATACTGGATCATTTTTCTTAA